The sequence ctgagctgcaggttttgtctctccaaccaaaattcacggagccagcagcaaaagaagcagcaaactgcgcttcacatttgatcaatgtcgtcatgaattttgctgttttgcttccacgactattaaaatcacacttcatgcactgctagctctctctctctctctctgtgcttcaagaacagtttccgtctccaatctctgttttctgtattattcattggcttattacccaccagtctaccgctgtttacagcgctgtcggctgctgtctttttctttttcacttaaatgacctcagacaagaaagcctgttttttctgttgttcaatactgaagaaatttgaaCTtgatatgcagaacattgtagaatatttttaaggttatctgctataaaaagccagaccaggaaaatctccttcatgtttttctgttttattctcagctactttcacacaaaggaatctgctgtgatgttcacaattctgatgaagtcagtgctgataaatgatcagaattataatatttctgactcttctggctaagttgaatcgaatcgggactttgaaaaccggaatcgaatggattttagaaatcagtgatgatacccagccctatgagcagcctaggcacgacagaagtggatgtagctgtaataggaaaagaactattgatcacttttctgttaaggcctgatccttctgaaattcatagccagctctgacacggtgtcatcaatctttgaatgctgaaaaagcacagtgtatccagaaaaacacattatattatatcaattattagaaaatttgtgtgcgcctaacttttgtgccggtacgcctaacggcggtacgcccatggcaaaaagttagtctagagccctgttaAAGCTGCCAAATCTGCCTTTAGTCTATCATTATTATGACTAATAGCCACACCCAAcctttttaatacttttaactCTGTGATAAACCCTTGCACTATCACTTATAGGGATGCCTCCCCTGCTCTTTGTGATAAATTCTTAAAGTATTTCTCTGAAAAAGTCTCAGCTCTAAGGGCTTCTCATCCATCTCATTCATCGTCAGTTTTAGACCCAGTTCCAGTCTCTGAATGTTTGACTGTCCCTGAGTGTCTGAGATCTGCTGAGCGCGCAGGTGTTTCACTGCTGCTGCATCTAATAAACGCCAGAGAACAACCGCAGCTCGGATGACCTGTTTTCTCAGGAAACGGCAGCTGTCGAGCAAGACAGCGGAAACACAGACGACTGATGTGCTGAGAAAGGAGCGCGAGCCGCCGGGTTCAGATGAACGGGTCAGAAAACGAGCCCTGTGCACCTGAAGCTCACCTGAAGCTCACCTGAAGCTCACTCGCTGATGTGTTTAAGGACGCACAGCATGTGTCACGCGCATCTTTACGAGCTCACAGCAGCGCGAACAAACTGGACACCGGATGTCTGTGGGGGACATCCAGTGAGAGACGTCACTGTCACACGTGCTAAACTTATCATCTCAGATCAACGTGATGTTCCAGAGAAGATGAGCGAGAGGAGCCGAGGAAACGAAGGAAAAGTCTCCGAGTTTGGGAGCTTTGTGCGCGTACTGCTGAATAAATCAGGCCCAAGCAGCTCTGACGCGCTCTGCGCTCTTTCTTCATCAAAGATAAAAACCTGTAACACGGGAACCTTCGTTCGGTGTAAAGTCTGTGCTGGCAGGGATGACTCCACAGCCCGCGGGCTCTGTGGGAGGATGTTCTCGCCATAGAGCAGGTGCACAGCGGCTGTTCGCGTCTCCGCAGTCAAACACGGagacaaacacagcaaaacaagcaGCACGTTGCGTGAACACTCACCAGCCTCAGCCTCTTCCCTCTGTTCTCTCCAAACTAACGGACTCGAACTTGCGAGTCTTCTTACCTTCCTCTCTGCAGGAAATCGATGCTGCTGTGTAACCCCGGGGTGAACCCTCGCGGGCAGAAACCGCACACCATGAAAAAGCAGCGTTCAGGTGACAGCTGTAACCGCTTTGCCTTAAAAGGTTTGGAGAAAACCTAACAGAGAGCTTCTCTGTAACAGCGGGAACTAAACTTCTGTAGTTTTTTGTCAGCACAGAGACGTCATGTTTCTGAAGCTGTTGAATGTCTGAGCAGCGAGAGGACTCGATTCTGTGACAGCACAGCGCCTTATTATCGCAGGCCTCAGTTTAATGGTGTTTATTACTGGTTTTTAGTTGTGGTTGGTGGATGCAGTTGTAGCTTCTGAACTCTTTTGGTCTGTCAGATGTTTTGTGACACGTCATAAGCAGTGCTGAAATTTATCAGGATGCTCTTAGAATGACAGGACTGTTCAAGGACGTTTTATTTATTCGTGCTCTGTTTTAACTGCATTGATGCCCAACAACATCACAATATGGAGGaaataaatattacaattaTGCAGTTTGGTGTGATGAATAGATTCTGTTGATGGCGCTGCAGTCTTCATAAACCGCTGTGGATCAGAGCTGCTGGCTTTAAAGGAcgatcgccccctgctggtactTCAGGAGAGGCAAAGCATGACCAGATGTTCTCTAGTGTCCCAGCTTTGTTGGATACTAACGTTGGAGTTGGCAGTAATGATATCAGTCAAAAACATGTATACCTGCGAAACAACACTAGCAGCTGTGGCAGGTGTGGAACATCAGTGGGACAGGTGGAGTCCACAGCTGCTGTGGGGACAGTTTCTTAGAGGCTGACGATCCAATCCCACCACAAAGACTTCAAGCTCCCTCTGCAGACATGTAAAATGTTGTGATAAGAGTCACGGACGGACAAAACAGCTCAATAAACACTTCATCACTGCTGTTAGCTTCCCACTGACAGTTCTAATCTGCgggtaaaaatcacaaagtaacAGATTagtagtattttttattttaatattatttttttcaacacTCACCAAGTGAAAGCAAGCCCCCaacatttaaactgaaaaagtAAGATTTAAAAGGGTAAATAtaagaatttaatttaaactgaAAGATAAAATCAGACCATGAAAATACCACATACGAGAGATTATTGCATTTTCACAAGTTCatattaaaacttcagttttaatTGGTACTTTTTCCATGGCTGAAATTTGGCTTCTTTCAATTTGTATAAACTGCtcagaattattattttaaacaactAACGTGAAAGTTCCTGCATCACACACGTTTCTTTGAACGGGAGTCTCGTTTAGTTACAAACGTGCACCGCCTCGATAAAGCAGGTGTTACTCACATGACTCGAGTGCTGCAGAAGTCCAGAGACATGAAAAGCAGGCTCTGTCACATCGATAATTACATACATCAATAACACACACGCATGATAAACAAAGCTACTCGCATATATCATTTTCTCCTTTCTAAAACAGCTGACTTTGCTCATACGATCATGTAAGTTGCAGCTTTAGTCTGCAGGACGTGGCGGTACTGTTTCAATATGAAACGTCTGCACACTTTAGTTTCCATGGTGACTCCTCCAGCCGTTTCACTGACTGTGTGCTGATGTTCGCTTGCATCCTAACATTTAAAGCTTCTAATTGTAAAAGTTTGCAGATTTGGTGGAAGCCTCTTGTCTTTGTCCCAACTGGAACATCAATCTCTCACTgaagttgaatgttttttttcattccttTAAACAAACAAGCGGTTCCTGAGATCCTCTGTTAACATTAGCAGACCCTGAGGCAGAGAGGATGAGGCACAGCTTCATCAGTGACACGCAGCAGACCGCAGGCTCATCACTCTCAGAaggttatttaaaattaaacagcTTGAAACTAACtagaaaaaaattgtaaacaCAATGAAGAGATTACCAAACTTTACACTGTTGCACCTGTTCAGTTATCATGGGCTTGGATGCTGTTTTCCAAGGCTGAATGATCAGACATGAGCTTTAATGACTGTAAAATTAATAACTGGGTCAGCACAGGATGGAATTTATTTAGATGTTGTGTAATCCACACAGGGCAAAAGTATAGaaatagaaaatacaaacaaatgtcTCTTGCACCTTGACCACTCTCTTTATATCCGCTAACAGACAACAGGACTCTGACTGGAATATGAGGAGCAGTAGAGTTCCAGTAGAGTTAACTGTACTGAACAGAAACTAGACAGCCGGGAGTGCAGAGGCATCTATCTGTATATGTGTTTATGTTTAACCACGAAACAATCACTGAACATTTccacgtgaaacattttttacatcacaaaatattttttcccaaCAATCCGGTGCAACGTGTCAGTCCAGATACACTGATGATCCTGTCAgatccagagggacacacagggctgatgctggactctacattgtgtctgacagtggagctgttctcagagcagttcactctgcagcactgacagtcatctgcacttcattcctctgtcagtcactgctggatgaagctctcctctccacctcccagtaacatggcccagtcagagcgtctctacacacaagctgctgctgcttcaacctctctggatcatcaggacacagctgctcctctctcagcacacacaccgtcctgtttaccatcatcaccacctgcagagagaaggaggaagagcagaggagataaaCGAGTGTTTCCAGAGACTGTAAGCTCTCATGAAGCTCACACACCTGCAGTCTTTTATCATTAATTCTGTCTTTGATTTCAATCCAGCTCACAGTAGAAATAAACTGCTGAGAGACCTGAACGATTTCATGCTGTTCCACTAAACCACAGAGTTGTTGAAgaacatccatttttttttctttctctttttttttgcctgtcccgtttggctcttttgcatcagaattgttgtctaaaggcaaagaaagatgcccaacggatttactttaccaaattgaccatcccagccttgccgtaatggtccatttgattcaccttttattgtttattttattttcacttactgaatacgggacagacttgactgggggaaagaaggggagaaagagagagggaaagagaaacagctgagaagagggacgggggagaagggcaaaagacaaaaaccaacagaatgggcagagaaaaaaaatgcatatatcaatcacctggatcacctgctgagaaagaaaaaagaaagcaagcagaagagaacaagagtaatagaataaacaacatcacaatgatatatgggaatatgacagtaaatactaaatgttaaacattattgtgcagcacataagatcaacagaacacagtgtgctttgaggtaggagccaaaaagggtgtagtttgtgggtgtgatcacccgtgtgtacacctgtgagcatggacgcgcttgttttttgttttttaaaaggttccttcatgtaatgatctgctagagggtgtgacTAATAAATACAGAGGACACTGAACATGTcagcttctgattggctgttatcAATTTCTCTGTCCAATCCCGAAGCCTGTCACCGTTCTcctctcacagcttcactgagaagctgcagctttacaggaaacactggatctttgtttcatactgactgtgtttagtacaatactgctgacagcaccacccactcactccatcactctactGACCTCAGTTTCTCCAGTCTGCAGTCTGGACTCTCCACCAGCTCGAACAGCCGCTTCATGTCCGATTCCTGCAGATCGTTTCCCCGTAAGATCAGCTCTCTCATAGCAGAAGAGTTGGACTTCagcgctgctgccagataatcacagctgatctctgacaaaccacagccctccaatctgtataaagaatgaaagtccaacaagacagactaagtgttggacatgtgttgtggctccattaggggagcttctaaatgtgatgtgatggccCCTCTGGGTCTGTCAGGTCACAGGACTGAAGAGAGCTCAAACTGGGCACACAGTTGTTCCAGTCTGGACCAAAGACTCTATACTGGGACTGAGGGACTGCTTTGACTGCTCCCACTGGGACTTTTTAAAGGCTCATGTTCTCACTTAGATCATCCACACTTcagtcaaaggtttggacacaccttctcatttattgCTTGGGACCATCaattgtgttgtgcagaagtcaggttggtacatAGCTGTtagccctatttgacaactgttagaattcatattagaaccaatcagctaagtaaaaataaaacaacagtccATCATTTCTTTAAGGAAAATCactaaaactttgaatgtgtccccaagtgcagtcACAAAAACCATCAACCATTAAATCACAAGGTGTGTCGTGTATTTCTACTTCTTTCTGGGGAAAATGGGGATTACATTGAAAACAGGAATTATTTTCCACAATAACCAGCCTTGGATTAGTAAATCACTGAAACATGTCCATGAGGGAGGGGACACAAACATGTTTCCGAAGAAAACAAGCGTATCAGGATGGACGAGTTAAATTTACTGTGTATTATCCAGAAATGAGAACGTTGCTCTGCTACAGTCATTGGCCTAATCCTCACTGcacatcattttattaaaagctTTCTGTTTACTGTCAGCACAGCTTTTACATCATATTCATATCACTACAAGAACAACATGGTGACTGACCTCAAAGACTCCAGCTTACAGTCTGGCCTCTCTAGGAAACCACACAGCTTtctcactcctgaatcctgtagACTGTTCCAGCTCAGACCCAGATCTTtaagatgggaggggttggacttcagagcGATGGCGAGAGAACTGATATCTGACAAACTGCAGTCATCCAATCTGAATGAAGAATAAAAGATGCAGGTTTATTAGACAGTGTTTTTGcctgaaatcattcagtgtttcataatctgttcagagctgaagacgGTCGTTACGATGTCGATTCAATATGAGcccaaaataaaactgataaatAAAAGGCCTCCATCTTTCTACGTCATGAGCCTGGGTCTTCGACCCAGTGTTTCGTTCTGGACTCATTCTATGTCTCATGTGGAATTTTATGTTCAAGCTCTCTATTATTTAGTCTTGAGTTCAGCATGGTTCTGGCTCTCGTCCCCAGAGTGGAAGTCAGTCATGACCCCGTCTCTCTGTGTCCTGTCTCCGTGTTCCCTGTTTAGTTCTGTACAGTTTACAAGTCTTGGTCCCGGTCTCAGTGTTTGTTGCTTCCTTTTTTACTTTGTGTATCTTGTCAGTAAACGtatgaaaatacttttaaaagtcCAACATTTATGGTTCATGCACTCCAAAGACGACCAGTGGGTGGGACTGGAGTCTTTGCCAGGCTGattctggcccctgggccttatgtttaacacccctggtttaaaccttagaataaaacaaactttaacATGAAGATCCTCattgtggatcagtataatatcagcttTACGTCTTCATTGTCAggacaactttcacatcatattcatgtCAGAACAAATCAAGCACGATGACTTACATCAGCGTCTCCAGTATACACAGTGAACCCTGCAGAAAACCACACAGCTGCTTCaatcctgaatcctgcaggttcATGTTGTGACTCAGGTCCAGATGTTTAAGGTGGGATGGGTTGGACTTCAGAGCTGAACCCATATCAGATACCCTGATATCTGACAACCAGCAGCGCTCCaatctaaataaaaaataaaaatggagatAAAGTCATAATTGTGAACACATCAGTTCTTCTCTGTGTGCTGAGCTGTCAGACTTAGTGGAGTGGATTCAGGACACAGACACCCTCtgtgcttttactttttttttttttactcttatttgtgtttatacaccactctacATTTAATCAAGTTATTATTGATGGCTTTGTCTTTGGTCGTTtcttcctcccctcccctcttcctccccaggtgttgatagcccagatcttgttcttcccattcagcggactcctcaggacttgcctgaccctttGCAGATATTTGGTGGTCAAATTCTCTGGATTATTTGGAAAGATCATTTTATTCATGTGgtcattttataataatttaaatgttgtttGACAAACTCAGGACAAGCATTTATTACTGCTTTACACAGACTTTACAGAGTACAGTGGCGTTGTCTTTCCTCGTCATGAATAATCATCAAGAGTTTATGTAATACCAGTGAGGCTTCACCTGACTCCTGTGTGTTTTAGAAAATATTTGAACATTTCAATAATTCCTTTCAGTTACATCCGATGATGTGCTTGATGTTGCTCTATGTGTACCTCTGACATGTTAACCATTTACCAGAGGAGGTCATATCAGAGACGTCTCCTCCAGAAAGTATCAAACACCACAGATctgaaatatagaaaaacaacaacagctgctgtcAGTGAACCCACCTCAGAGTCTCCAGCTGACAGTTTGGACTCTCCAGTCCAGCACACAGAAGCTTCACTGCTGAATCCTGCAGTTTGTTCAGACTCATGTCCAGCTctgtcagatgggaggggttggacatCAGAGCTGAGGCCACAACTTCACAGTCAGTATCTGAGAGCCCACAACCGATCAGTCTGTGATCAGAGAAAATATGAAAGGTTTCAAGAAAGTTACAtgaaaaaagcattttcttcatttttctttacaagagagattcaatttttttttttacattttattgacCCAATATGCAGACATTTTTGATCTATCAGCCCCAAAATTATAgatctttgtttattttgattgttaaaaaaaaaaagaaaagaaaacgaactgcaactttttttttgtttaatttatgtTTCATAATTTCTGAGCTAATCAACCATTGCCACAGATTTTACATAAAAATGCCtttatttaaagaacaaaaacacatatttaatTAAGGTATGTGACATATGAAGCTAAAATTAACAGCAATCGTTATATACTGTACATTCAAACTTTGGCCCATAACATTttttgatgatgatggagcagaaattattctaaaaatgtaataatttggGAGCCACCCAGgtcttgaaaatgaaaaatagtgTTACACACTACAGCATCAGATTTTACTCGACATGGGTTTGAGGAATTGTTCAGTGAGCATAAATCCAGAAGCTTTCGGTGAAGTTCCAGTGTGAGGCTGACGCACGGATACattaatgtgacatcacttaCAGTTTTAGGGAGGACTCACAGCGGCGTGTTAGTTCATGCTTTAAAGTCAGTGATGTCCCcgaattcaaagaaaaaaagcagtgtTTTTAGCAGTTTATGAAAGATCGACAAACTCTAACATAACGTGATCCAAATCATCCATGAAGTGAATTTAATCAGCTacatctgacatctgtggtcatgaagtcatttgagcgcctagttctctcccatctcaagaccctcacggcccccctcctggaccccctgcagtttgcatacagagccaacaggtctgtagacgacgccatcaacatggccctacacttcatcctgcagcatctggactccccaggaacctatgccaggatcctgtttgtggacttcagctctgccttcaacaccatccttccagaccatctccgaggcaagctttcccagatgaatgtgcctgatcccatctgccggtggatcactgacttcctgacggacaggaagcagcatgtgaggctgggaaagaatgtctcggactcccggaccatcagcaccggctcccctcagggctgtgttctttctcctctgctcttctccctgtacaccaactgctgcacctccacccaccagtctgtcaagctaatcaagtttgcagatgacaccaccgttattggactcatctctgacggggatgagtctgcctacaggagggaggttgaacgtctggtgtcctggtgcagccacaacaacctggtgctgaatgcccagaagacagtggagattattgtggacttcaggaagcacacagctccactcccccccatcatcctgactgacacccccatcacctctgtggactcgtTCCGGTTCCTGGGTACCACgatcactcaggacctgaagtgggagcccaccatcacctccgtcatcaagaaagcccagcagaggatgtacttcctgaggcagctgaagaaattcaacctgccaacacggacgatgatgcagttctacactgcaatcatcgagtccatcctcacctcctccatcaccgtgtggtacgctggagccactatcaggggcaaacagagactgcagcgtgttgtgtgctct is a genomic window of Astatotilapia calliptera chromosome 9, fAstCal1.2, whole genome shotgun sequence containing:
- the LOC113029590 gene encoding ribonuclease inhibitor-like, with the protein product MDYMMDEAEEIVDEFDIEDYNIAEQGRHRVIALVKSCKKARLIGCGLSDTDCEVVASALMSNPSHLTELDMSLNKLQDSAVKLLCAGLESPNCQLETLRLERCWLSDIRVSDMGSALKSNPSHLKHLDLSHNMNLQDSGLKQLCGFLQGSLCILETLILDDCSLSDISSLAIALKSNPSHLKDLGLSWNSLQDSGVRKLCGFLERPDCKLESLRLEGCGLSEISCDYLAAALKSNSSAMRELILRGNDLQESDMKRLFELVESPDCRLEKLRSVE